A portion of the Thermosediminibacter oceani DSM 16646 genome contains these proteins:
- a CDS encoding HD-GYP domain-containing protein, giving the protein MRLFSKWSYEAKTRVIVFTLVSTAFLVYFVEPDSIIFSPVFYIILIFLTAISFPRKWSWACLPVFIFLSFYIHLKERSGNLAIYGSVLYPIVFGLVYTAGLQFRTMLVELISSSRFVKSQSEEVEQVHTKMLSALVNAIEAKDDFLYNHSKNVAEIARKIACFMGLSSSEVNEVYYSALLHDIGKIGVRESTLNKKSPLTESEWYEIKRHPIIGASILAHVPQFQQLAENVLYHHKYFDGNGYPEIKVEGKNIPLGARIIAVADAFDAMTSNRVYRKKMTVVEACKELKRCGGTQFDPEIVEALIAVVGNDLPRGLIFQQSKYGKWFV; this is encoded by the coding sequence ATGAGACTATTTTCAAAATGGAGTTATGAAGCAAAGACAAGAGTTATAGTTTTTACGCTTGTATCGACCGCTTTTTTGGTTTATTTCGTAGAGCCGGATTCTATCATATTTTCGCCAGTTTTCTACATAATACTTATTTTTCTAACCGCTATAAGCTTTCCTAGAAAGTGGAGCTGGGCTTGCCTGCCGGTGTTTATCTTTTTATCTTTTTATATTCATTTAAAAGAGCGTTCCGGAAATCTTGCTATATATGGATCTGTGCTTTATCCGATAGTTTTTGGGCTGGTTTATACGGCGGGTTTACAGTTTAGAACAATGCTCGTTGAATTAATCAGCAGTAGTAGATTTGTTAAAAGTCAAAGTGAAGAAGTTGAACAAGTTCACACCAAAATGTTGAGTGCTTTAGTTAATGCTATTGAAGCAAAAGATGACTTTTTGTATAACCATTCGAAAAATGTTGCAGAAATCGCTCGAAAAATTGCTTGCTTTATGGGGTTGTCTTCTTCAGAAGTAAATGAAGTATATTATTCGGCCCTTCTCCATGATATCGGGAAAATCGGTGTTAGAGAATCTACACTCAACAAGAAATCACCTCTCACTGAAAGTGAATGGTACGAAATAAAAAGACACCCGATTATAGGTGCTTCAATATTGGCTCATGTTCCGCAGTTTCAGCAGCTGGCGGAGAACGTGCTTTATCACCATAAATATTTTGATGGCAATGGATATCCCGAGATAAAAGTTGAGGGTAAAAATATACCCTTGGGGGCGCGGATAATTGCGGTAGCTGATGCGTTTGACGCGATGACCTCAAATAGGGTTTATCGGAAAAAGATGACCGTTGTTGAAGCATGCAAAGAATTGAAAAGATGCGGTGGAACCCAATTTGATCCGGAGATCGTAGAAGCATTAATAGCAGTTGTTGGCAATGATTTACCGAGGGGATTGATATTTCAACAAAGTAAATACGGAAAGTGGTTTGTGTAA
- a CDS encoding peptide ABC transporter substrate-binding protein: MRKTLQITLKSPTKYFESLLGFISFMPSKRDFVEKYGQKYAADADKMAYNGPFIIKEWKHEQEIVLEKNPNYWNKDKIKLDTVRILIITDPNTAYQMFENGELDFADVPMTMVDKVRSDGNGLTYMDSYEYFIRFNMKNEDKPILADENFRKAIGFAIDRENYISMAFKGVSKPATRYIPPTMSGLEKKFAEEYPYEFYPKNADVSKAKELLNEAMKKYGITGPSKINIELMVDDSSGTKDGVEAIQDMLVRNLGINVSIKTVTFKERLQRMKTGEYEVMITRWGPDYDDPMTYLDYWTLSEGMINSGWTDEKYNELCEKAKNEIDFAKRNEIMFEAEKYLLEKGAVVPLYFREKMWVKKDYVKDLVRTFSSGSDPDFIYASIEGGK, from the coding sequence ATGAGAAAAACACTTCAAATCACACTTAAATCTCCTACAAAATATTTTGAAAGCCTATTGGGGTTCATATCCTTTATGCCATCAAAAAGGGATTTTGTGGAAAAGTATGGACAAAAATATGCTGCCGATGCGGATAAAATGGCCTACAACGGGCCCTTCATCATAAAAGAATGGAAGCACGAACAGGAAATTGTTCTTGAGAAGAATCCTAATTACTGGAACAAGGATAAGATAAAACTGGATACTGTCAGGATATTGATAATAACAGATCCCAACACCGCCTATCAGATGTTTGAAAACGGCGAACTCGACTTTGCTGATGTTCCGATGACAATGGTGGATAAGGTGAGAAGCGATGGCAACGGATTGACATATATGGATAGTTACGAGTATTTTATAAGATTCAATATGAAGAACGAGGATAAACCCATACTCGCCGATGAGAATTTCAGAAAAGCTATAGGTTTTGCAATCGACAGGGAAAATTATATTAGTATGGCCTTTAAGGGTGTTTCAAAACCGGCTACCAGGTACATTCCACCCACTATGTCCGGCCTCGAAAAGAAATTTGCAGAAGAATACCCCTATGAGTTTTATCCCAAAAACGCAGATGTATCAAAGGCAAAAGAACTTCTGAATGAGGCAATGAAGAAATATGGAATTACCGGTCCATCCAAGATAAATATTGAATTAATGGTTGACGATAGCTCAGGGACAAAGGATGGCGTTGAAGCAATTCAGGATATGCTTGTGAGAAATCTGGGCATAAACGTATCTATAAAAACGGTGACATTTAAAGAAAGGCTGCAAAGAATGAAAACCGGCGAATATGAGGTTATGATTACCCGCTGGGGCCCCGATTACGACGATCCGATGACTTATCTTGATTACTGGACCCTGAGCGAAGGTATGATCAACAGCGGCTGGACCGATGAAAAATATAACGAGTTATGCGAGAAGGCAAAGAATGAGATCGACTTTGCAAAGAGAAATGAAATAATGTTCGAGGCTGAAAAGTACTTGCTCGAAAAGGGCGCTGTAGTTCCCCTCTACTTCCGAGAAAAGATGTGGGTGAAGAAGGACTACGTAAAAGACCTCGTCAGAACCTTCTCGAGCGGTTCCGATCCGGATTTTATTTATGCTTCAATAGAAGGCGGAAAATAA
- the menA gene encoding 1,4-dihydroxy-2-naphthoate polyprenyltransferase has protein sequence MPLKSFLELVEIRTKAASIIPFFLGATYSVYRYNSFNLKNFFLMLISLLSIDMATTAINNYIDYKKANVTCGYNYEKHNAIVSYGIKESTVRLTIVLLILIAIVFGLLLYLNTDVVVLIIGVISFMVGIFYTFGPLPISRMPLGEIFSGFFMGFVIVFLSVYIHVFDQGIVEITLNRDVLSVSVNILEVIKIFMISVPAVNGIANIMLANNICDIEDDIKNKRYTLPVYIGKSSAIKLFKFLYGVIYLFIIVSIGLKIIPVFSAAAIMTVLPVYKNVKKFSEKQTKKDTFVLSVKNFVLINAVYILTIMAGLQK, from the coding sequence ATGCCTTTAAAGAGTTTCTTAGAGCTGGTGGAAATACGGACAAAGGCAGCAAGTATTATACCTTTTTTTCTAGGAGCCACTTACAGTGTTTACCGCTATAATAGTTTTAACCTGAAAAACTTTTTTTTAATGTTAATATCGCTGCTTTCAATTGATATGGCCACAACTGCTATAAATAACTACATTGATTATAAAAAGGCTAATGTGACCTGCGGTTATAATTATGAAAAACATAATGCTATCGTCAGTTACGGGATTAAGGAAAGTACCGTTAGATTGACAATAGTCTTATTGATACTGATAGCTATTGTTTTCGGTTTGCTACTATATCTAAATACCGATGTAGTCGTTCTGATTATAGGTGTTATATCCTTCATGGTCGGAATTTTTTATACGTTCGGACCGTTACCCATATCGAGGATGCCGTTGGGAGAGATTTTCTCGGGTTTTTTTATGGGGTTTGTCATCGTATTTCTTTCGGTGTACATTCACGTATTTGACCAGGGCATAGTGGAAATTACATTGAATCGAGATGTGCTGAGTGTAAGTGTCAATATATTAGAAGTAATTAAAATTTTTATGATTTCGGTGCCCGCTGTAAACGGCATCGCGAATATTATGCTGGCAAACAATATCTGCGATATTGAGGATGACATTAAAAATAAAAGGTATACCCTGCCTGTTTACATAGGGAAAAGTAGTGCCATCAAGCTTTTTAAATTTCTATACGGCGTAATTTATCTTTTCATTATCGTCTCGATAGGGCTGAAGATTATTCCTGTATTTTCCGCTGCGGCGATAATGACCGTTTTACCCGTATATAAAAACGTAAAAAAATTCAGTGAAAAGCAGACTAAAAAGGATACTTTTGTCTTGTCGGTTAAGAATTTTGTCCTGATAAATGCTGTTTATATTTTGACTATTATGGCCGGGTTGCAAAAATGA
- a CDS encoding FAD-dependent oxidoreductase, whose amino-acid sequence MFDSLFSKGKIGTMETKNRIVFTAMGNALANNDGTVSERDIHFYGARAKGGVGLIITECTVVDERGKGNTRQICVYDDRFIPGLKALADEVHKYDGKIVVQIYHPGRQGISAINGNMPMMAPSDVECKVVRQPVQAMTIEQIEEMVNKFVDAAVRIKKAGFDGVEVHAAHGYLINQFLSPYTNKRTDKYGGSLENRMRFLEEIVTGIREKCGKDFPLLVRLTVDEFLGRVGLPEEGLHLEESVKIAKRLEELGVDALDISCGIYETMNVSWEPSSFEQGWKIHLAETVKKAVNIPVIGVSVFRDPEYADRMIKEGKIDFAGSARQHFADPEWSNKARDGRIDEIRKCISCLYCMETLINADLTGIPSQCSINIQSGREWELNEFKEDGEGKVVAIIGAGPAGLEAARILAKRKYKPVIFEKTDKLGGQLQLANKPPKKEKINWLIDYLKTQVEKAKVEIRYNAIPTVESLKELNPYAVFIAQGSNPIIPKSIPGIERKNVLTAEDILSGKVKLSNKKVAVVGSGMTGLETAHYLAAGGNDVSVFEMADEIGPGLYFQNLIEVLGHLESFKVKLYPKHKLVKIDEDKVVFENTKTGENEDYEFDYIVLSLGRIPNTGLVDEIKEAFDRVFVLGDAEKVGKIRNAMESGFTAAYNL is encoded by the coding sequence GTGTTCGACAGTTTATTTTCCAAAGGGAAAATAGGCACGATGGAGACCAAAAATAGGATTGTCTTCACGGCTATGGGCAATGCACTGGCCAATAACGATGGAACCGTATCGGAAAGGGATATACATTTTTATGGGGCGAGGGCAAAAGGTGGAGTTGGCCTTATCATTACGGAATGCACGGTGGTTGACGAAAGGGGTAAGGGAAACACCAGGCAGATATGCGTTTACGATGATAGATTCATACCGGGCCTCAAAGCTTTGGCCGACGAAGTCCATAAATACGACGGCAAAATAGTAGTCCAAATCTATCATCCGGGAAGACAAGGGATCTCTGCTATAAACGGCAACATGCCCATGATGGCCCCCAGTGATGTGGAGTGTAAAGTGGTGCGGCAGCCGGTGCAAGCTATGACCATCGAGCAAATAGAGGAAATGGTGAATAAATTCGTAGATGCCGCAGTAAGGATCAAAAAAGCAGGTTTTGATGGAGTTGAGGTCCACGCCGCTCATGGATATTTGATAAATCAGTTTTTGAGCCCCTATACGAATAAGAGGACCGATAAATACGGCGGAAGTCTTGAAAACAGGATGAGATTCTTAGAGGAGATAGTCACCGGTATTAGGGAAAAGTGCGGCAAGGATTTTCCGCTGTTGGTCAGGTTGACTGTGGACGAGTTTTTAGGGAGGGTGGGCCTTCCGGAAGAAGGGCTTCACCTTGAAGAAAGCGTTAAAATAGCCAAAAGGCTGGAAGAGCTGGGTGTGGATGCGCTGGATATCAGCTGCGGCATATACGAGACTATGAATGTGTCCTGGGAACCTTCTTCCTTTGAACAAGGATGGAAGATACATTTGGCTGAAACCGTAAAGAAAGCAGTAAATATACCCGTCATAGGTGTTTCGGTGTTTAGGGATCCGGAATATGCCGATCGAATGATTAAAGAAGGGAAGATTGATTTTGCAGGTTCGGCAAGACAGCATTTCGCCGATCCTGAATGGTCCAATAAAGCTAGAGACGGAAGAATAGATGAAATAAGGAAGTGCATATCGTGCCTTTACTGTATGGAAACGCTTATAAACGCTGATTTAACCGGTATACCGAGTCAGTGCAGCATTAATATACAGAGCGGAAGAGAATGGGAATTGAATGAGTTTAAAGAAGATGGAGAAGGAAAGGTTGTGGCTATAATTGGCGCAGGGCCGGCGGGACTTGAAGCGGCAAGGATTCTGGCAAAGAGAAAGTATAAACCCGTGATATTTGAAAAGACGGATAAATTGGGTGGTCAGTTGCAACTTGCGAATAAGCCGCCCAAAAAGGAAAAGATCAACTGGCTTATAGATTACTTGAAAACCCAGGTAGAAAAGGCAAAGGTTGAAATAAGGTACAATGCGATACCTACCGTAGAGAGCTTGAAAGAACTCAATCCTTACGCAGTATTCATTGCGCAGGGTTCAAATCCGATAATACCAAAATCCATTCCGGGAATTGAAAGGAAAAATGTCCTGACGGCAGAGGATATACTGAGCGGGAAAGTGAAGTTGAGCAATAAAAAAGTGGCGGTCGTGGGTTCTGGAATGACCGGGTTGGAGACAGCCCATTATCTCGCTGCCGGCGGCAACGATGTCAGCGTATTCGAAATGGCTGACGAAATTGGGCCTGGACTTTACTTCCAAAATTTAATAGAAGTATTGGGGCATTTGGAATCTTTCAAAGTGAAATTATATCCAAAACACAAGCTGGTTAAGATAGACGAAGATAAAGTCGTTTTTGAAAATACCAAAACCGGAGAAAACGAGGACTATGAGTTCGATTATATTGTGCTATCTCTTGGGAGAATCCCCAATACGGGGCTTGTCGATGAAATAAAAGAAGCTTTTGACAGAGTATTTGTGCTGGGAGATGCAGAAAAAGTTGGGAAAATAAGGAACGCCATGGAATCTGGCTTTACGGCTGCCTACAACTTATGA
- a CDS encoding IS1182 family transposase, whose protein sequence is MLTKKNREIIKQVELVSIDSLVPQDHLLRAVEESIDFSFIYEEVKDLYSENTGRPSIDPVVLIKLLMLQALYGIRSMRQTIREVEVNVAYRWFLGYGLQEKIPHFSTFGKNYERRFKESDLFEKIFERVLMEAIECGFVKTDAVFIDATHIKASANKNKYIEKVAKQRTQKYKEELLKEINAEREANGKKPFEEEDDDDDNNKGENSSKKVRVSTTDPESGMFQKGEKERCFAYTASVACDRNNFVLGVKIAPGNVHDSQVFSDLFQEVNDKFSKIEAVVVDAGYKTPGICREIIEAGALPVMPYKRPMTKDGYFKKREYVYDEYYDCYICPNNQILEYSTTNRAGYREYRSNPQICCKCPMRLQCTKSKNYTKIITRHIWEHYIEIAEDIRHTQWGKELYKMRGQTIERVFADAKEKHGMRYTNLRGLRKVGHYLTLLFACMNLKKLALWKKRRGTFPPTVPALHSFFLKIFFAFNKKPLLGYAS, encoded by the coding sequence ATGTTAACGAAGAAAAATAGAGAAATAATAAAGCAAGTAGAATTAGTAAGCATCGATAGCCTGGTGCCTCAAGACCATCTCCTTAGAGCTGTAGAAGAAAGCATCGACTTTAGTTTCATATATGAAGAAGTAAAAGACCTATATAGCGAAAATACAGGAAGACCTAGTATTGACCCGGTAGTGTTAATTAAGCTACTCATGCTCCAAGCATTGTATGGAATCCGCTCCATGCGCCAAACCATCAGAGAAGTAGAAGTCAATGTAGCTTACCGTTGGTTTTTAGGCTATGGATTACAAGAAAAAATACCTCACTTTTCAACTTTTGGAAAAAACTATGAACGGCGGTTTAAGGAAAGTGATCTATTTGAAAAGATATTCGAGCGGGTGTTGATGGAAGCAATAGAATGCGGGTTTGTTAAAACAGATGCAGTATTTATCGATGCTACTCACATAAAAGCCAGTGCCAATAAGAATAAATATATCGAGAAAGTCGCTAAGCAACGGACTCAAAAATATAAGGAAGAACTTTTAAAAGAAATCAACGCCGAACGGGAAGCAAACGGTAAAAAGCCCTTTGAAGAAGAAGATGATGATGACGATAACAACAAAGGAGAAAATAGCTCTAAAAAAGTCAGGGTAAGCACCACAGATCCTGAAAGTGGGATGTTTCAAAAAGGGGAAAAAGAGCGCTGCTTTGCCTACACAGCTTCTGTAGCCTGTGACCGGAACAACTTTGTCCTTGGTGTCAAAATAGCACCTGGAAATGTTCATGACAGCCAGGTATTCTCCGATTTATTTCAAGAAGTAAACGATAAATTTTCTAAAATAGAGGCGGTAGTGGTTGATGCAGGCTACAAAACCCCCGGGATATGCAGAGAAATCATTGAGGCAGGAGCGCTTCCCGTTATGCCCTACAAGAGGCCGATGACCAAAGATGGCTACTTTAAAAAACGCGAATACGTCTATGACGAATATTATGATTGTTACATATGCCCCAACAACCAAATATTAGAATACAGCACCACCAACCGGGCGGGATACCGGGAATATAGGAGCAACCCCCAAATATGCTGTAAATGTCCCATGCGCCTACAGTGCACCAAAAGTAAAAATTACACAAAAATCATAACTCGGCATATATGGGAGCATTACATAGAAATAGCGGAAGATATAAGACACACCCAATGGGGTAAAGAACTATACAAAATGCGCGGCCAGACCATCGAGCGGGTATTTGCCGATGCGAAGGAAAAGCATGGCATGCGCTATACAAATCTACGAGGCTTGAGGAAAGTTGGACATTACCTCACGCTTCTTTTCGCATGCATGAATTTAAAAAAGCTGGCTTTATGGAAGAAAAGACGGGGAACGTTTCCGCCAACAGTCCCCGCTTTACATTCGTTTTTCTTAAAAATTTTCTTCGCCTTCAACAAAAAGCCGCTTTTAGGTTATGCATCCTAA
- a CDS encoding peptide ABC transporter substrate-binding protein has protein sequence MLKKLIALLLSMLIVAGILTGCSDTATKSSNELVFSITSEPPNMDPQLATDQYSIIVGNAVFEGLVRYYDGKIYPGMAEKWEVSEDKRVYTFYLRDAKWSDGSKVTAYDFEYSIKRLLDPKLASGYAYQAYYILNGEEYNTGKIKDPNQVGVKALDEKNTSNHT, from the coding sequence ATGCTTAAAAAATTGATAGCTCTTTTACTTTCAATGTTAATAGTAGCGGGTATTTTGACGGGGTGCTCTGATACTGCTACAAAATCATCTAATGAACTGGTTTTTTCAATTACATCGGAACCGCCAAATATGGATCCTCAGTTGGCAACCGATCAGTATTCAATCATAGTAGGTAATGCGGTATTTGAAGGGTTGGTGCGCTATTACGACGGGAAAATTTATCCGGGTATGGCGGAAAAATGGGAGGTATCCGAAGATAAAAGAGTATATACCTTTTATTTAAGGGATGCCAAATGGAGCGACGGTTCCAAAGTGACGGCCTATGACTTCGAATATTCCATAAAAAGGCTTCTTGATCCGAAACTGGCTTCCGGATACGCCTATCAAGCTTATTATATTTTAAATGGAGAAGAATACAATACGGGAAAAATAAAAGATCCGAATCAGGTGGGTGTAAAGGCTCTTGATGAGAAAAACACTTCAAATCACACTTAA
- a CDS encoding DNA-binding response regulator codes for MLNILLIDPNNERNSKMLKKIRQMGHRVKGCRNFYEAVQLLKEDNFDAIIERVIPSDLYITNCSPLYFDYNKSKYIAHYIGDGESAANKEFFEIVTKLAFTNLTEVKDNIFLFADKNLDVMIIEPTTILRIGLKAIIESTFFLNYAGEAKTACDAVPLLEEIHTDVILIGVNLKDDKEVDACKLIKVRHPNMSIVIFCNIEEQEIAFPYIKDWADAILLKSCDKTDLIYAITKVVQGGKFIDTKIVKELLAKPNSEVGKNPLNLLTAQEQKVFYALALGKTNKEIASELYLSPATVRNYVSKILRKLNLPNRSAVVSYAMKNLYIQR; via the coding sequence ATGCTAAATATACTTCTTATAGATCCCAACAATGAGAGAAATTCTAAAATGTTAAAGAAAATAAGACAGATGGGCCATAGAGTAAAAGGATGCAGAAATTTTTATGAAGCGGTTCAATTGTTGAAGGAGGATAATTTTGATGCGATTATAGAGAGGGTAATTCCCTCCGACCTTTACATAACGAATTGTTCACCACTTTATTTCGATTATAACAAGAGCAAGTATATAGCCCATTATATAGGAGACGGTGAAAGTGCTGCAAATAAAGAATTTTTCGAAATAGTTACCAAATTAGCCTTTACGAACCTTACCGAAGTGAAAGACAATATTTTTTTATTTGCCGACAAGAATCTAGACGTTATGATAATCGAACCTACGACAATTTTGCGTATAGGGCTCAAGGCGATAATAGAGAGCACCTTTTTTTTAAATTATGCTGGTGAGGCGAAGACGGCATGTGATGCCGTCCCCTTGTTAGAAGAAATACACACAGATGTTATTCTGATTGGGGTAAACTTGAAAGATGATAAGGAGGTCGACGCATGTAAACTGATTAAAGTTCGGCATCCTAATATGAGCATTGTAATTTTTTGCAACATTGAAGAGCAGGAGATAGCATTTCCATATATTAAAGATTGGGCGGATGCTATTTTGCTTAAAAGTTGCGACAAAACCGATCTAATATATGCAATAACAAAAGTAGTCCAAGGCGGAAAATTTATCGATACAAAAATTGTTAAAGAACTGCTTGCGAAGCCCAATAGCGAGGTTGGTAAAAACCCGCTAAATCTTTTAACGGCCCAGGAACAAAAGGTTTTTTACGCGCTGGCTTTAGGAAAAACCAACAAGGAGATAGCTAGTGAACTGTATTTATCGCCGGCAACAGTAAGAAATTATGTATCAAAGATTCTGCGCAAACTTAATTTACCTAACAGGTCTGCTGTGGTATCGTATGCGATGAAAAATTTATATATTCAAAGATAA
- a CDS encoding iron-containing alcohol dehydrogenase, with translation MVNYARYAQLCPIIYGRGTATLLGEEVKKLGCTKVMVVSGKHVAKSEIYEKCKKSLLDAGIKLVEFNEVIPEPPDYIVNRGGEVARAEKVDGIVAIGGGSAMDAAKAINILINNPPPINQYFGNPFYKPGVPVVMVVTTAGTGSESTNVAVITDTVNNVKNSVLGAASLGILDPEATITVPPEATVHTGMDAFAHAAEAITAKVPNPKSELLASDAIRRIMKYLPVAVKDGANIEARGNLLLASNFAGIAFNDALVHLGHAIAHSIGAKFHVTHGVACALALPEVMKYAAGIDASKVKVVGEAMGISFTGSESDEEIGEIVAEAIRKFIRELKVKSIRQLGISKEDLIDTVDMIFKDPCYNFVPRELNKQEVVDILNNMYENY, from the coding sequence ATGGTAAATTATGCAAGGTATGCCCAGCTCTGCCCGATAATCTACGGCAGAGGAACCGCAACCTTGCTGGGAGAAGAGGTTAAGAAACTCGGATGCACTAAAGTGATGGTCGTATCGGGCAAGCATGTGGCAAAAAGCGAAATCTATGAAAAGTGCAAGAAAAGTTTGTTAGATGCAGGAATAAAACTGGTCGAATTCAACGAAGTGATACCCGAGCCGCCGGATTATATCGTAAACCGGGGAGGAGAAGTAGCGAGGGCGGAAAAGGTAGATGGGATAGTGGCCATAGGCGGAGGAAGTGCCATGGATGCCGCTAAAGCGATAAATATTTTGATAAACAACCCTCCTCCCATAAACCAGTACTTCGGGAATCCTTTTTACAAGCCAGGTGTGCCGGTCGTCATGGTGGTAACCACTGCCGGAACGGGAAGCGAAAGCACCAATGTGGCCGTTATAACGGATACCGTAAATAATGTGAAAAACTCGGTGTTGGGAGCAGCTTCTTTGGGTATATTGGATCCGGAAGCGACAATTACCGTGCCCCCTGAAGCCACGGTGCATACGGGAATGGATGCCTTCGCCCATGCGGCAGAAGCTATTACGGCAAAAGTGCCCAATCCCAAATCTGAGCTTCTGGCTTCGGATGCGATAAGGAGAATAATGAAATATCTGCCCGTGGCTGTCAAAGACGGCGCAAACATCGAGGCAAGGGGCAACCTGTTGTTGGCGAGCAACTTTGCCGGTATTGCCTTCAACGATGCTCTGGTCCACTTGGGGCATGCGATCGCCCATTCTATAGGGGCAAAGTTTCACGTAACTCACGGGGTGGCGTGCGCATTGGCCCTGCCCGAGGTGATGAAGTACGCGGCGGGGATAGATGCTTCAAAAGTCAAGGTTGTCGGTGAAGCGATGGGAATATCCTTTACCGGTAGTGAAAGCGATGAAGAAATAGGAGAAATTGTAGCTGAAGCTATTAGAAAATTTATAAGAGAACTTAAGGTAAAATCCATAAGGCAACTGGGAATATCAAAAGAAGATTTAATTGATACCGTTGATATGATATTCAAAGATCCGTGTTATAATTTTGTTCCCAGGGAGCTGAACAAGCAGGAAGTTGTTGACATATTAAATAATATGTATGAGAACTATTAA
- a CDS encoding LysR family transcriptional regulator: protein MDIISLKYFVKVCQNNSFTKTAKELFITQQALSRRIKNLEREIGAPLFNRNSRGVVLTELGKYILPKAEALVKNYEDFITEVNNKLNKEKVGIKIGFAPGTLQILGVKEIIEFEQTYNDIEIHIAEFSDIDCESNVLNGNLDLALTVKPRDLRNFKYYHLIKENLIAIVNKKNPLASKKSVKFEDLKNEKFILLNDTFRIQRVILEHFNKAGFAPNVYFKSSHDLKVAYDFVELNKGIFVFVDKLTHVEKYNNIRCIPIDEPTAFWDAGFIVKKDAKINNAAKKFMNYFLVRYNKDTI from the coding sequence ATGGATATAATTTCTCTTAAATATTTCGTAAAGGTGTGCCAGAATAACAGTTTTACCAAAACTGCCAAGGAACTTTTCATCACCCAACAAGCCTTGAGCAGGAGGATAAAAAATCTGGAAAGGGAAATCGGAGCACCCCTTTTTAACAGAAATTCCCGCGGAGTCGTCCTTACCGAGCTCGGTAAGTATATCCTGCCGAAGGCAGAAGCTCTGGTTAAAAACTACGAGGACTTCATTACTGAAGTAAACAATAAATTAAACAAAGAAAAGGTAGGGATAAAAATAGGCTTTGCCCCGGGAACCTTACAAATTTTGGGTGTCAAAGAAATAATTGAATTCGAACAGACATACAATGATATAGAAATTCATATAGCAGAATTTTCTGATATAGACTGCGAATCGAACGTATTAAACGGCAATCTGGATTTGGCTTTAACGGTTAAACCGAGAGATCTGAGGAATTTCAAATATTATCATTTAATAAAGGAAAACCTCATTGCCATAGTAAACAAAAAAAATCCTCTGGCATCCAAAAAAAGCGTGAAATTTGAAGACCTCAAAAATGAAAAATTCATTCTTCTAAATGATACATTTCGCATTCAGCGGGTTATTCTGGAACATTTCAACAAGGCTGGATTTGCCCCGAATGTTTACTTTAAATCCAGCCATGATTTAAAAGTCGCCTACGATTTCGTCGAATTAAATAAGGGGATATTCGTTTTTGTGGATAAGCTCACCCATGTTGAAAAATACAATAACATACGCTGCATACCCATCGACGAACCTACTGCATTTTGGGATGCAGGATTTATAGTAAAAAAGGACGCAAAAATAAACAACGCTGCAAAAAAATTTATGAATTACTTTCTCGTCAGATATAATAAAGATACAATTTAG